Proteins found in one Nymphalis io chromosome 4, ilAglIoxx1.1, whole genome shotgun sequence genomic segment:
- the LOC126768256 gene encoding ets DNA-binding protein pokkuri codes for MKVVSLQLPSGPSMERLPLPFSPTELLWRYPLPWAPPPPSPLGDTKAQLPAGLPPEPRLWTREDVAVFLKWCEREFDLPNFDMDLFQMNGKALCLLTKTDLGERCPGAGDVLHNVLQMLVRDAALLGRVPSSPVTPTARAAPYPPSPHSHPPTPTWAVDGFHHFHSAAAAAAQPNSVTLSPAPSVDSSGSPQRGEAMNYAPAYAQPVSVTAQAVSSGSNHSDSDEEAQFSAPRSPKETALTSPAPQTHVVPQHSHYRTQHREFFPNDMPESNTNGRLLWDFLQQLLNDPTQRYTNYIAWKNRETGVFKIVDPAGLAKLWGIQKNHLSMNYDKMSRALRYYYRVNILRKVQGERHCYQFLRNPTELKNIKNISLLRQQMSPTRVPQQAAVKTEMKEERCEEDNVDEDMPTDLSMTASEPWRKRARSDPAPAPHDKHRISALIGDNMMLKRESEYNTEHYALNLKSEKCEQ; via the exons ATGAAAGTAGTTAGCCTTCAGCTGCCGTCTGGGCCCAGCATGGAGCGGTTACCGCTACCATTTAGCCCGACGGAACTACTTTGGCGTTACCCATTACCGTGGGCGCCACCTCCACCTTCACCGCTCGGTGATACAAAGGCTCAATTACCAGCCGGTCTTCCTCCAGAACCAAGATTATGGACTCGTGAAGACGTTGCCGTCTTTTTGAAATGGTGTGAAAGGGAGTTCGACTTACCTAATTTCGATATGGACCTTTTCCAAATgaatg GCAAAGCTCTTTGTCTTCTAACTAAAACGGACTTGGGAGAACGTTGTCCAGGTGCTGGAGATGTTTTACATAATGTCCTACAAATGTTGGTACGCGACGCAGCTCTCCTCGGTAGAGTACCATCCTCACCAGTGACGCCAACTGCGCGTGCTGCGCCGTACCCACCATCACCACATTCACACCCACCCACCCCTACTTGGGCAGTTGACGGATTTCACCATTTCCATAGCGCCGCCGCCGCAGCTGCACAGCCTAATTCTGTAACATTAAGTCCGGCACCCTCAGTTGACAGTTCTGGAAGCCCCCAAAGAGGAGAGGCTATGAACTATGCTCCAGCGTATGCCCAGCCAGTATCTGTAACTGCTCAAGCTGTGAGTTCTGGAAGTAATCACTCTGATTCCGATGAGGAAGCTCAGTTTTCTGCACCACGATCACCAAAAGAAACTGCTCTAACAAGCCCTGCACCACAAACCCATGTGGTGCCACAACATTCACACTACAGAACTCAGCATAGGGAATTCTTCCCAAATGATATGCCTGAATCTAATAcaa ATGGAAGACTTTTATGGGATTTCTTACAACAACTTTTAAATGACCCTACACAAAGATACACAAATTATATTGCGTGGAAAAACCGAGAAACGGgcgtttttaaaattgttgatCCTGCAGGATTGGCTAAGCTTTGGGGTATTCAGAAAAATCATTTGTCTATGAATTACGACAAAATGTCACGTGCTCTGCGATATTATTATCGTGTCAATATTTTGCGCAAAGTACAAGGCGAACGACATTGTTACCA ATTTTTAAGGAACCCGacggaattaaaaaatattaaaaatatttctcttcTACGACAACAAATGAGCCCAACTCGGGTCCCACAACAAGCTGCCGTAAAAACAGAAATGAAAGAGGAACGCTGTGAAGAGGACAATGTTGATGAAGATATGCCGACTGACTTGAGTATGACGGCATCCGAGCCCTGGCGTAAGCGAGCGCGATCCGACCCCGCCCCCGCACCTCACGACAAACATCGTATCAGTGCACTCATCGGCGATAATATGATGTTGAAAAGAGAATCAGAATATAACACTGAACATTATgctcttaatttaaaaagtgaaaaatGTGAACAATGA
- the LOC126768269 gene encoding single-stranded DNA-binding protein, mitochondrial, with product MLCLHRMSATVRRIVLTQPLHTTAAQYEAQNTEKTINQVTLLGRVGADPQKRGSEEHPVINFPLATHFSYKYESGDILQRTDWHRVSVFRPGLRDTVYKYLKKGQRVYVTGKLSYGEVKLDDGQVRTASTVIADDIIFFQSQPQNS from the exons ATGCTGTGTTTACATCGG ATGTCAGCAACTGTTCGACGGATAGTACTAACTCAACCATTACATACGACAGCAGCACAATATGAAGCTCAGAATACAGAAAAGA CTATCAATCAAGTCACTTTATTGGGACGAGTTGGTGCCGATCCTCAGAAACGTGGATCTGAGGAGCATCCAGTTATAAATTTTCCACTCGCAACTCACTTCAGCTATAAATATGAGTCAGGTGATATATTACAGCGAACTGATTGGCACAGAGTCAGTGTTTTCAGACCTGGACTTCGTGACactgtttacaaatatttaaaaaaaggccaAAGAGTGTATGTCACAGGTAAATTATCGTATGGCGAAGTAAAACTAGATGATGGACAAGTGAGAACTGCATCAACAGTAATTGcagatgatataatattttttcagagTCAACCTCAAAATAgttga